The following proteins come from a genomic window of Crinalium epipsammum PCC 9333:
- a CDS encoding NACHT domain-containing protein gives MERQDYRVQRPWSATLAQPSHSPLPLAAGTRIVEVFDRQELARQLLILGEPGAGKTTMMLELAEDLLQRAIADKAEPIPVLVSLSSWKNPGQPIFEWLVGELKGKYGIRQDLAQRWLKNNQLLPLLDGLDEVTPQHQQACAVALNTWLTGEIGQRPSGLLICCRREEFEQVVRRPLNLYGAIYLQALTVEQIEDYFAQFELQDVWQTVQQDEALQELLTRPLFLSMFGLVQTQGKFSLSVWRESTTSERKIEYLLDTYWDATITRELIIDPNEKQQDILSKTYGTKPLPTRKAVQRALVFAAKMLECQSSTELLIEKMQPTALIAQRQKWAYLLIKGLIIGLIIGLIFGLIGLMFGLIGLIFGLMFGLMGGLDTIEPVDEISISISHEGRREIVRSLRIWLIFGLIFGLSLELSFGLMGGSSFGLIGLIVLIEGLIIGLIIGLIKGLIKGLKADIQTRIDPNQGMKNSVKNMVVVSAIALMMALSFKFLLEYLLASVVGSNELFFMVEIALVMLIWSSFYQAGGNALSKHLALRLVLAWNGYAPLRYDLLLNYCTERLLLQRIGGRYRFLHKLLQDHFAKMDLG, from the coding sequence ATGGAACGGCAGGACTATCGCGTGCAGCGTCCTTGGTCGGCAACGCTGGCGCAACCATCCCACTCACCGCTCCCCTTGGCTGCCGGAACTCGAATTGTAGAGGTATTTGATCGCCAAGAACTTGCCCGTCAATTGCTGATTCTGGGTGAACCCGGTGCGGGGAAGACAACAATGATGTTGGAGTTGGCAGAGGATTTGCTGCAACGAGCGATCGCGGACAAAGCTGAGCCAATCCCCGTGCTAGTTAGTTTGTCATCCTGGAAGAATCCGGGACAGCCAATTTTTGAGTGGCTAGTAGGCGAGTTGAAGGGGAAGTACGGAATTCGTCAAGATTTGGCGCAGCGATGGCTAAAGAATAATCAATTGCTGCCGCTACTAGATGGGTTGGATGAGGTAACACCTCAACATCAACAAGCTTGTGCTGTGGCACTTAATACTTGGTTGACGGGGGAAATTGGTCAGCGCCCAAGTGGTCTACTAATTTGCTGTCGGCGGGAAGAGTTTGAGCAAGTAGTGCGTCGGCCGTTGAACCTGTATGGGGCGATTTATTTACAGGCATTAACCGTCGAGCAAATTGAGGACTATTTTGCTCAGTTTGAGTTGCAGGATGTGTGGCAGACGGTGCAGCAGGATGAAGCGTTGCAGGAGTTGCTGACAAGGCCACTATTTTTATCGATGTTTGGCTTGGTACAAACACAGGGTAAGTTTTCGCTCTCTGTTTGGAGAGAAAGTACCACCTCTGAGCGCAAAATTGAGTATTTGCTCGATACCTACTGGGATGCCACAATCACCCGTGAATTGATTATCGACCCTAACGAAAAACAACAGGATATTCTCAGTAAAACCTACGGTACAAAGCCACTGCCAACGCGCAAAGCTGTCCAGAGAGCGCTCGTCTTTGCCGCCAAGATGCTTGAGTGCCAATCTAGCACGGAGCTGTTGATCGAAAAGATGCAGCCAACTGCACTCATCGCTCAACGGCAAAAATGGGCATATCTGCTGATTAAAGGGCTGATTATCGGGCTGATTATCGGGCTAATTTTCGGGCTGATTGGGCTTATGTTCGGGCTGATTGGGCTGATTTTTGGGTTGATGTTCGGGCTGATGGGAGGGCTGGACACAATCGAACCCGTAGACGAAATTTCAATTTCGATATCGCACGAAGGACGGCGGGAAATTGTGCGATCGCTTCGCATATGGCTGATTTTCGGGCTGATTTTCGGGCTGAGTCTCGAGCTGAGTTTCGGGCTGATGGGAGGGTCGAGTTTCGGGCTGATTGGGCTGATTGTGCTGATTGAAGGGCTGATTATCGGGCTGATTATCGGGCTGATTAAAGGGCTGATTAAAGGGCTAAAAGCAGATATCCAAACTCGCATTGACCCCAATCAGGGCATGAAAAACTCCGTAAAAAACATGGTCGTCGTCAGTGCGATTGCCCTAATGATGGCGTTGTCCTTTAAGTTCCTCCTCGAATATCTCCTCGCCAGTGTCGTTGGTTCCAATGAACTTTTTTTTATGGTCGAAATTGCTCTAGTTATGTTAATTTGGTCAAGTTTCTACCAAGCTGGTGGAAATGCCTTAAGCAAACACCTTGCCTTGCGCCTCG